gagacagggtttcaccatgttagccaggctggtcttgaactcctgggctcaagcagtccgcccacctcagcctcccaaagttcacaggtgtgagccaccgcacccacctaATGAGAACTTTCTTAACCTTACTCTGCTTCTGCCATTCAACTTCAACTGTTTAGGTTCACCCCTTTCCAACTACTCATTTGTgtgatactgtatttttttcaaatacttcaaGTGAAACAACGTATcagaacaggccaggtgcagtggctcatatctgtactcctagtgctctgggaggctgaggcaggatcacgtgagcccaggagtttgaggcttcagtgagctatgatagaaCTGCTGCCCTCTAGCCTGTGAGGCAGAGCCCAGCGGGACCCTGTCTTAAGAAAACACTTACCACAACAGACTGGACACCTAAGCAGAGTACATGTCTTAGCTCCCAAGAGATCtgcaaaacagtaaaacaaagcTACTCTTGCACCTGTAATGGGACATGATGCCGAAGGAACAAGGATGAAATAGTGGCAATTTTCAGGGGATCTACCTTCCTCCTTCTTCAGTGACCGTTAGAGCAAGCTTGACTGTTCCGATCTTGTCCATATCTGTGCCAAAAGTTTGTCAAAAATTTCGTTTTGTTTTGCTCTCGGTAACTGCCACACTAAAAGTGCTTGGTCAGCCATGtgccatggcttatgcctgtaatcccagcactttgggaggccgaggtgggcagatcacctgaggtcagaagttcaagaccagcctgaccaacatggagaaaccccgtctctcctaaaaaatacaaaattagccgggcgtggtggcacatgcctgtaatcccagctacttgggaggctgaggcagaattgcttgaacccgggaggtggaggctgcggtgagccaagacggcgccattgcactccagcctgggcaacaagagtgcgactccatctcaaaataaataaatacaaaataaaataaaataaaaaataaaataaaataaaagtgcttgGTCAATGTGTGCTGAAGAGTTGGTTGCTGCCGCTCAGCCTAGTTTCTTATGGTCTCCTAGCAGTGTGAAAGCAGGTTGGCGTGAGCAGGCCAAACTCCGGTAGGCAGATGTGAGTTATCAGTGAGTTACCCACGGGACCTCAGGTACAGCTGTCACTCCTAATTTCACAGCCATACACTAGCAGTGTCACCCAGTTCTGGGTGACAAATGAGCCAACACAAGTGAATTCATTGGGTATATGCCAAAAGCCTATTCCCAGTATGTTATCATTCCTGAAATGTGAATTGATGTCTCAGAAAATTAAGAagcttggccgggtgcagtggctcacacctttaatctcagcactttgggaggccaaggcaggcggatcacttgaggtcaggagtttgagaccagcctggccaacacagtgaaacccggtctctactaaaaatacaaaaattagccaggcatggtggtggggtcctgtaatcccagctactcagagggctgagacacaagaatagcttgaacctggagcTTGAGCCTggtggagtgagctgagatcgtgccactgcactccagcctggatgacagtgagattctgtcacacccaaaaaaaaaattaaaagctatgATCCAGTTATTTAAACCTACaaccacacccacacccacacccacccaggCTAAGAAGTCTGAATAATTTGCCTAGGAATCAAAAGGGGCCATAATtctgggaggatcacctgagcccaagagttcgagcccaacctaggcaatatggcCAGACCCcgtctgttttttggttttgttgtttaaaaaaaaggcagggtTGGGGGGTGCCATCAAACTCAGGTCTGTATTTCTCCCCAGTGGTACCCCAGAAAGGCCCTCAGAGATCCAGTTGAACAGGCTCATTTAATGTGAGAAAAATGGAGGCCCAAAAGATGCAATggattggttttgttttgttttttttaacagagatagGGTATcaatatgttgtccaggctggtctcaaactcctggcctcaagtgatcctcccccctcggcctcccaaagtgctggattacaggtgtgagccactgctcccaccCTAAaaggtgcaatttttttttttttttgagacggagtctcactctgtcggtaGGCTCGAaggcagtgatgcaatcttggctcactgcaacttccacttcttgggctcaagcgattctcctgccactgcacccggcctggtgCCATGGTTTTTTAAGTCCCCAAACCCAAATCTGATTCCTGGTTGGAGGCGCTTTCCAGTATATActgtcttttccctttttcccgcCAACCCAACTTCATTCGTtgggctggggagggaagagaacACCAACATCGGATCCAACCTTCAAAAGCAAAGGACAGCTGAACTGACACAATGAAGCTAAGGAACACTGGCGTCAGATCTGTAAGTTTATTTGCTCAATGTACGACAGCTACATAATGACTCACATTCATGATATTCCATCACTGAGGAAACTGCTAAAGATGGTCCGTGTGTGAAATAATTCCCTAGAGAAACACGGAGCTGGAAAAATAATCACTGATTAGACCTTAAAAATAGTTCACCGCATAACATGACAAAAAGCACAAAGGCTCATTCAGAGAACATATTCGTTGTTCTCCGACACTGTAATAGTTATAATTTCACCATGACAAACACCAGACATTAAGATTAAGCTAACACTGGTGTTTCTTTTGCTccccccctttttaaaaacaaaatatataactgCATGTCACTATAGCAACATCCAAAACAGATCAATTTGTTACAATCACTATTTGGTAGAGCAAACTTTACccccaaaaggaaaaattaaattaaaaaaaaaaagaaaaaaaaaaacctttaaaaaatttgaagacttaatttttttgtcaTAGGAATACATAACACCTACAGTATAAGTTAATCAATTTCAAGCTACTGTATAGAAATACAACACTAGCATGCACAATATTGTATCAATAGAGTAATGGAGGAGTAATCATTTCACTGGAGAGACAGTATCATAGGCAagtgcatttctttaaaaataaagaaaagaaaaaccattcaaaGCTGCTTAAATATCAAGTCTCCCATTCCCTCTCCGTTTTTAGCCCTCAGGTGTGATTTTTATCTTGCATTATTCTAAAAAGCAGCCAGAGCCAAAGctgaaatttaaaggaaaaataggtTTTGTAATTCCAGTAAATCATTTCCAAATGCTACAAGGAAAAACGCAACACTGCTCACTGGACATGAAGATAAATTAGGGAAAGCCCCACCAACCCCGCCCCCCACTCTGTTTTCCTCCCATGGCAATGACTTTAGGCGCCTGTAAGAGGCACAAAAGCAGCAAAGCTTCTTCTACTACTTCTTCTGGTAGGCTTCAGTTAACTGGGACTTTTGCTCTAGCGTGAGGAGGGGGCCTTCTAAGGAAAGTCATGCTGGGTAAACTGTGCAATGTTACAGAGCACATTGAGTCTGTGGTCATCATGGTTCTTCTATCTTCACTGTCACCTGTATCCTGTTACACATACTCAGCTCCTAATTGTAAGCTCAATTTTGGTATTAGCAAAAGCAACTGTCAGTTTTTCCTCAATTACTCACACTTTTTCTtgcctaaataaaataaacaaagaaaacaagtgtGGTGTCATCACACATCTCGGGAGTTCCTCTTGTCACtgactttacttaaaaaaaaaaaaaaaaaaaaaaaaaaagaatgcacatgCGGGCCACGTTCACAGATAGACAGATTCACCCAAAATGAGAATGAGGGCCTTAAGGCTGCTGAAAACAAATGGGTGGAAATAGCAATGTTGTTTCCGTCAATTCTAAATGTGCACTGGCTGCGCAAGACAAGCCAATCTCCAATTTCTatgctttttttcattaaaaagaaaaactatctcGAGAGGAAAAAGTTCTGGTCAAATAGTTCAGTGTTTGTTATCGGGTAACAGTTTTTTATCTTCCTACAACAATTACTTGGGGAAGGAGTGTCTTCGGGGAGGAAAAACCGAAACACTGACAAGGCTCCCGAAATTGGACAGAATGGTTAAGGATATAGAGCTCTTCCTTTTGGGTTTTTCTACCAGTAGGCTTCTAGCACCTGATTTTTCACACACTGCACCACAGACCTTCTCCAAACGCCTCTCCAACCCCATAGCTTCTCCACCCAGCTGCGTCCGCCGGCACGAGGCGCAGTGGGAAACGCCCCAGTGCAGAGTGGGCGACGGCAGTGTGATCCCTGAGGAGGGAGCTGCGGCAGCTTCGGAAGCGGGATGTTCTCTGAAAATACCAACACGATCCATGACATACAGACctgaattttctctatttttgtggCGTTTCACGTTTCTCTCAAGAGGATTAATAATTTTGGTGGTGGATTTACGTTAAGAGGAAAGAAggaccgaaaaaaaaaaaaaaaaaaatcccacagccACCTGCCGAGCACCTATGAACCAAAACCTGAAGTCACTTTCATTCTCCTCATCTAGCCTAGGAGACCAATCAACAGCAAAACCAACCTGGATAAGGCTGAATAAGGATGTTAAAGCCCAAACAACTAGCAAAGGAAAAGTACACAATCAATGGCTTGGTGTTACATATGGCTGTAATGTAGAAATACTGTAAACTGCAATTTAGTGTTAATACTGTCAACTAATCAGAGACTTCGGAAAACTGGCAAGGCCTAAACCGTAAGGACGAATGAGACCTCAGGTTCTAAGTCTGTCAGTCTGGGATTTACACTGTTCCATGTCTGTAGGCTACACCCTGGAAAACATGCAGAGCCAAGACAGATGAGATAGAAAGTACCCAAAACGAGACACGAGAGCGTATGTACATAAAAATCCTTACTGGAACCACAGAACTTACTGAATGAGGGCCATTCctctttaagttttcttttcatcTGAAAACCCTATTACCTAGCAATAAGTTAAATTAGAGACAGACAGCTCCACTTGCATGAATCTACAGAACAGTCCAGACGCCAGTGTGAGGCTGCTATTCCAATACCAGCACAGCTAGCCTGACTTTCCACTAGTGGTATTTTGGCAAAAATGTCAAAGAGGCGATCAAAGACAGGACAGGTCGTGGGTTTCTCCCTGGGAAGGtcatccctccctttccctcccccacCCGACCCCCAActcatgggaaaaaaataaagactgcaGTAGTAGCATCCGCGTGCGCTGCCAGTCCCCCTGGGGCCTTAATTGTTGCCTTCGCCGCCGTCGTCGTCCTGCTGGTCGCTCGTCCAGAGCGTGAGGTTATCGCGGAGGAGCTGCATGATGAGCGTGGAGTCCTTGTAGGAGTCCTCGTTGAGGGTGTCGAGCTCGGCGATGGCGTCATCGAACGCGGTCTTGGCCAAGTGGCACGCTTGCTCCGGGGCGTTCTGGATCTCGTAGTAGAAGACAGAGTAGTTAAGAGCCAGGCCTAATCGGATGGGGTGGGTGGGTTGCATGTGCTCTTTGCTGATCTCGTGGGCTTCGCTGTAGGCCTTCTCAGAGGACTCCACCACCGTCGCCCTTTTCTCTCCAGTGGCCACTTCGGCCAGGTAGCGGTAGTAGTCCCCTTTCATCTTCAGGTAGAACACTTTGCTCTCGTACTGGGTCTCGCTGCAATTCTTGATCAGGTAGTTATCCAGCAGGCTCAGCACATCCTGGCACACCGCCTCCAACTCCTTCTCTATCTTCTCCCGGTACGCACGGACCATCTCTATCTTCTTCTCGTTGCCGTCCGCAGATGTCTTCTGCTCAATGCTACTGATGACCCTCCAGGAAGAGCGGCGTGCCCCCACAACGTTCTTGTAGGCCACAGAGAGAAGGTTTCGTTCCTCATTCGACAGTGGCTCATTCAGCTCTGTCACCTGTCAGGAGGAAAGAACAGAGTTGTTATGGTACAGAAGGTGTCCACTAGGTTAACTGTATCTTTGAGACACTAGAACAGAGCTCTGTTGAGTAACATGATGAACAGAAGGAAATTACGTTGcgtgggctgggggaagggggctGGAGGTGGAGCACACACAAGGCAGGGAAAAGTGCGGCTGGATCAATGGATCAATGGTGTCTGAACCCCGGCTTCCTCCCCAGAAAAGGACGCAGGCTTATCACGTGTGTTCCACAAAACATTGTCAAGTCTAGGCCTTAGATGAGAGACTGCGAGTACAGATGGTCTAACTCCGCGGTTTTTTAGGAAAACAGACTGACAAATTCCTCCTAATCCTGCCCTGTCTAGTAAACTTCAGTCCCATCCCTTCTGGATGAGAAAATACTGAGTCAACTTCAAGCTGACTTCTGAGAAACATGGAGGCCTTTCTGATCATACGCACGTGAATTCTAAACCTCAGTGAGTCCAAATAAGGGGCCTGGGATTGAGTCTGATCGCTGTGATACTTTAGCAACCCAGGGAACATGTATTTGTGGCAGTGGGAGTGTCTGACTGAATACAACTTTACAATGAgcaatacaaaagaaagaggcaagCGCAGCGCCTCTGAGCTGAGCTGGGCAACAGGAATCATGCTTCTCCCAAGATGACCATTTCTCAAGGCTCCTGCCCTCATCACTCCCAAAATTAATCACCTTCAGAAAACTAAAGTGGCATCTCCAACCAAAGTTGTACATTTTTATGACTACAAATAActgcttataataaaaaaattcagccaataatactaaatttatttaCCTGGTTTCTATAGTATCAGAGTCATACACTATTGCATTATTTGTCAATCATGTGAaatacattattactattattattgtatttgagacagggtctcattctatcacccagcctggagtgcagcgacgggatcacagctcactgcagcctcaacctccccaggctcagatgattctcccacctctgcctacccaggagctgggactaccagcGTATGCCAACTGGCTGGGGATGGggcaaagagaggagagaagaaaagtggTTACTCCCTGTCCCCTGTGTAGATCAACCACAGCATCTGCATAACATTATATGACATACAGAGATGACAGGTAGGGAGCTAGAATCCCAAAAGATCTACTAAACCAAGCTTATCCAACCTGCGGCCCACGGACTgtatgcagcccaggatggctttgagtGCAGCCCAagacaaatttgtaaactttcttaaaacattgtgattttctttttgcaattttttttttaagctcatcaactctcattagtgttagtgtattttatgtgtggcccaagggaatgtggcccagggaaaccaaaagactggacacccctGTACTAAACTCCTGGGGCATGGAGGAACTGAACTACCAGACTTTTTTACTATGTTTGAATCATTATGTTCAGTGTattggcacattcctgtaatcccagtgctttgagacaCCAGgtggggaggactgcttgaggccaggagttcaagaccagcctggccaacgtaacaaggctccatctcaaaaaactttttgtttaaattataaatgGGGGGTATGCTTGGCAAAACCGGTTACAGTCACTACTTCAAGCAGCATCTACTCAGAGATAATTTAAATCAAAACATAAACCAAATCATCTTATTAGTTTATGGCAGGCGGTTCATCTTCTGAATGAACTCATCAGCCAGTGCTGTATGCTCCAATATTCTCCAATATTGTTTTAAAGTCAACCTTTTCCTAGACATTACTGATGCTCTGTTTAACGCTGGAGAACAACGTTACTCCTACCAGCCGTGCCCTCGGTGAACCAGACTCAAAAGAGGGGAAGAATAGGGGGTTGGCACTACTTGAGTTCAGAGCAGAAGGAACCAGGAAAGAGATGCTTTGCTCCACCACCTCCTGTGCCCTGGCCTTCTGCAAACATTCCTGCATGAATAAACATAGGCACCTCATGTCTCATTGTGCACTGACTATCTGTCATCTAGCAGACCGCTGTCAGTCATGCTGAATTCTGATGTGTCCACAAATAACTGGAAGATTGGGCTTTTCCCACTTTCATCATTTGCTAAGCAATCATG
Above is a genomic segment from Macaca thibetana thibetana isolate TM-01 chromosome 3, ASM2454274v1, whole genome shotgun sequence containing:
- the YWHAG gene encoding 14-3-3 protein gamma; amino-acid sequence: MVDREQLVQKARLAEQAERYDDMAAAMKNVTELNEPLSNEERNLLSVAYKNVVGARRSSWRVISSIEQKTSADGNEKKIEMVRAYREKIEKELEAVCQDVLSLLDNYLIKNCSETQYESKVFYLKMKGDYYRYLAEVATGEKRATVVESSEKAYSEAHEISKEHMQPTHPIRLGLALNYSVFYYEIQNAPEQACHLAKTAFDDAIAELDTLNEDSYKDSTLIMQLLRDNLTLWTSDQQDDDGGEGNN